One genomic window of Struthio camelus isolate bStrCam1 chromosome 1, bStrCam1.hap1, whole genome shotgun sequence includes the following:
- the C1H11orf97 gene encoding uncharacterized protein C11orf97 homolog, which produces MRAASGEQPAVAAEEAGGGSRGEAAAGGGQPWKKFVYVEPSRRVKEILEEELYFRKEECHIKHPAAVALEGIWSVKKNFSMGGLKPASQNRNSLLLQPKFYSRHEGMKR; this is translated from the exons atgcgGGCGGCCAGCGGGGAGCAGCCGGCCGTGGCGGCCGAGGAGGCGGGCGGCGGTAgccgcggcgaggcggcggcgggaggcgggcagCCCT GGAAGAAGTTTGTATATGTTGAGCCATCTAGGAGAGTTAAAGAAATACTTGAAGAAGAGCTTTATTTTCGGAAAGAAGAATGCCACATTAAACATCCGGCTGCAG TGGCTCTGGAAGGAATTTGGAGTGTGAAAAAGAATTTCTCCATGGGAGGCCTGAAACCAGCATcacagaacagaaacagtttACTTTTACAACCTAAATTCTACTCGAGGCATGAAGGAATGAAAA GATAG
- the ANKRD49 gene encoding ankyrin repeat domain-containing protein 49 isoform X2, with the protein MSEGKRLDEKGAEGRDEDSEPLADFTENFNQLELLETHRHLIPVGTQSCWSGQSEDEEDEQEKSEEWYEMQEKKMEKNPEKLLLWAAENNRLSTVRRLLSQKLAPVNARDEDQYTPLHRAAYSGHLDIARELVAQGADVHALTVDGWTPLHSALQVSDKNHDLMQAFNE; encoded by the exons ATGAGCGAAGGCAAGCGTTTGGACGAGaagggtgctgagggaagggacGAGGACAGCGAGCCGTTAGCGGATTTTACGGAGAACTTTAACCAACTGGAACTGCTGGAAACGCACAGGCATTTGATTCCTGTAGGAACTCAGAGTTGTTGGTCGGGGCAGTCTGAAGATGAAGAGGACGAACAAGAAAAAAGTGAGGAATGGTatgaaatgcaagagaaaaaaatggaaaaaaatccagagaaattgctgctctgggcagctgaaaACAACCGG CTGAGTACAGTGCGAAGGCTACTTTCCCAAAAGCTAGCTCCAGTTAATGCTCGTGATGAAGATCAATACACTCCTCTCCATCGAGCTGCCTACAGTGGGCATTTGGACATTGCACGAGAATTGGTTGCCCAAGGGGCAGATGTTCACGCGTTGACCGTGGACGGCTGGACGCCTCTGCATAGTGCTT tgCAAGTTTCAGACAAAAATCATGACCTCATGCAAGCATTTAATGAGTGA
- the ANKRD49 gene encoding ankyrin repeat domain-containing protein 49 isoform X1, with amino-acid sequence MSEGKRLDEKGAEGRDEDSEPLADFTENFNQLELLETHRHLIPVGTQSCWSGQSEDEEDEQEKSEEWYEMQEKKMEKNPEKLLLWAAENNRLSTVRRLLSQKLAPVNARDEDQYTPLHRAAYSGHLDIARELVAQGADVHALTVDGWTPLHSACKWNNTKVASFLLQQGADINAQTNGLLTPLHIAAGNKNSKQTLLLLLMNRYVKPDLKNNLDETALDIARRTDIYHYLFEIVEDCINCVSNT; translated from the exons ATGAGCGAAGGCAAGCGTTTGGACGAGaagggtgctgagggaagggacGAGGACAGCGAGCCGTTAGCGGATTTTACGGAGAACTTTAACCAACTGGAACTGCTGGAAACGCACAGGCATTTGATTCCTGTAGGAACTCAGAGTTGTTGGTCGGGGCAGTCTGAAGATGAAGAGGACGAACAAGAAAAAAGTGAGGAATGGTatgaaatgcaagagaaaaaaatggaaaaaaatccagagaaattgctgctctgggcagctgaaaACAACCGG CTGAGTACAGTGCGAAGGCTACTTTCCCAAAAGCTAGCTCCAGTTAATGCTCGTGATGAAGATCAATACACTCCTCTCCATCGAGCTGCCTACAGTGGGCATTTGGACATTGCACGAGAATTGGTTGCCCAAGGGGCAGATGTTCACGCGTTGACCGTGGACGGCTGGACGCCTCTGCATAGTGCTTGTAAGTGGAACAATACAAAAGTGGCCTCATTCTTACTTCAGCAGGGTGCAGACATCAATGCTCAGACAAATGGATTGCTGACACCCTTGCATATtgctgcaggaaacaaaaacagtaaaCAAACCCTCCTACTTTTGCTGATGAATCGCTATGTGAAACCAGACCTGAAGAATAACTTGGATGAAACTGCCCTTGACATTGCTAGGAGGACTGATATTTATCACTACCTTTTTGAAATAGTAGAAGACTGCATAAATTGTGTGTCAAATACTTGA